The sequence ACATAAAAATCATTGAAGCAAAGGTCATAAGAAAAAACTCAGATATTGATCTTATCATCCTTCTTCCCACTGCTATGGGAGAAGTTAAATACTACTGCAAAGCAAAGGCAAAGAAAAAAGTCAATGATGGAGATCTAAGCTCAGCGTACATACAAGCGCAGATAAGAAAAATGCCTGTACTCTTCATCACCACAGGAGAAGTAACAAAAAAAGGTATTGATCTTGCACAAAAAGAATTCACCACGATGATCATTAAACAAATCTAACATGGGAGTCAATCTTAAAGATCTAACAAAAGGACGAGAAATCACCTTTGCAGAGCTCAAAGGAAAAAGACTAGCAGTTGATGCATTCAACATACTCTACCAATTCTTGTCTACTATACGAGGATATGACGGAACTCTGCTCATGGACAGCAAGGGAAACGTCACATCTCATTTATCAGGGCTGTTTTCGCGATCAACAAAACTTATGCAAAAAGGAATCAGACTCGCCTTCGTTTTTGATGGCGAAGCACCAGACCTTAAGAAAAAAGAGAGAGAACGCAGACGCGCACTCAAAGAAGAAGCACAAAGAGAATACGAAGTAGCGCAAAGAGAAGGAAACATAGAAGATATGAAAAAATACGCGCAAAGAACCGCAAGACTTGACAAAGAAATGATCGAAGAAGCAAAAAAACTTATTTCTGCGTTAGGCATGCCCGTTATTCAAGCACCATCAGAAGGAGAAGCACAAGCAGCATATATGGTAAAAAAAGGAGATCTCGACGCTGAGATCAGCCAAGATTTCGATTGCCTTCTCTTTGGTGTTCCTCGATTCATCCAAAACCTTACCATATCACAAAGAAGAAAAAAAACAAGCAAACTCTCCTACGAAACAATAAAGCCAAGAGAAATAACTCTTAAAGACACCCTTGAAGAGCTAGGAATCACCCACGACCAACTCATAGTAGTGGGTATCTTAGTAGGAACGGACTTCAACGTCGGAGGTGTTAAAGGCATAGGACCTAAGAAAGCACTTTCACTCGTAAAAGAATACGGAGAAGATTTTGACGCTCTTTTCAAGAATGTAAACTGGGAATTCAAGTACTCCTGGAAAGACGTGTTCAACCTCTTCAAAAACATGCCTGTTACCGATGAATACACACTTGACTGGAAACCCATTAATCGCGAAGAAGTTATACGTATCCTCGTACACGAACATGATTTCAATAAACAAAGAGTGATTGATACACTAAACGCACTTGAAAAGGAACAAAAAAAACTAGCTCAAAAAGGATTGGGGGCGTTCTTTTGAACTTCAAAGAAAGACTTAAGGAAATCCTCACAGAGGAAGAATACTCAATTGCAACATTTAGCTACGATCAAATAGGCAACATTGCAATAATTGATCTACCAGAAGAGCTCTATCACAAAGAAAAAGAAATAGGCGAAGCTCTTATCAAAACCATTAAACCCATCACCACTGTGTGTCGCAAGGATGGCATACACGAAGGAATATTTAGAACCCAACCACTAAAAGTCATTGCAGGCATCAACACAAAAGTTGCAGAATACAAAGAACTAGGTTGCAGATTCAAAGTTGATGTTGAAAAAGTATATTTCAGCCCGCGACTAAGCACAGAAAGAGAAAGGATAACCTCCATGATAAAACCCGACGAGAGAGTTCTTGTCATGTTTTCAGGATGTGGCATCTATCCTATTATCTTCTCACGAAGATCTCCCGCAAAAGAAATTGTGGGAATTGAAATAAACCCCGTAGCACACGAATACGCGCTTGAAAACATCACCCTAAACAAATGTAAAAACGTCACCGTTTATTGCGGCGATGTTCATAAAGTTCTACCCACACTGTCAGGAACATTTGATAGAATTGTTATGCCCTTACCCAAAACAGCACATGAATTTCTCAATGATGCAAAAGCATACTCCCACAAAGGAACAATACTACACTTCTACGCATTTGAAGAAGAATCAACCATGCCTGAAAAAACTGTTGAAACCGTAAACGAAGTTATTGATGGAAAACTCATCAGTTGGGCAAAGTGCGGGCCCAACAAACCAGGGTGGTTTAGAATCTGCGTTGATATACAAGTGAACTGATTACTTGCGTTTTTTAGATGCCTTTTTCTTTGAAGATTTCTTTTTCGTGCTTTTCTTCTTCACCGTCTTCTTCTTGACCGACTTCTTTTTAGAAGACTTTTTCTTAGATGATTTTTTAGCGCCCTTCTTTACTGCTTTCTTTTTAGATGTTTTTTTCTTAGAACTTGCTTTTTTCACACTCTTTTTCTTAGAAGCAGCCGCTTGTCTTTTGCGAATCGGCGTCTCTTCAATCATCGCCTCAATCTCCTTGAGACGTTTTTCAAGATCTTTGACGTCTTTTTCAACACCGCCAAATGCCTTTTTTACAGCAGCTTTGAACTTCTTAAATGACATGAGCAAAAGTAGGAAAGTGTGGTATATAAAGGTTATGCGTAATTCTCAAGATTGTTTTTTTTGATATCATCCAGCAGGACATAGTTTAATATACTGCGACATTCTTAGGAGTTCTGCGCAATGATTTAGTGAACACCAGATGAGGCACTTGCCTGTGATTATCGGAAGTAACTGATGAGCGCCTTTTACAATAATCCTATGGAAACATATGTTTATTTAGAAGCAATATTAGAAGAGAAAATGAGGTACTTTCCAGGATGAAACTTTATCTATTACGCCACGGAGAAGCAGATCCCGTAACAAAGAAACTAACTCCTAAAGGGGAGCTTCAAGCTAAAGAAACGGCTGGTTTTCTTAATACTCTGAAAATAGATAAAATTTATTCAAGTACGATGGAACGAGCTATTCAAACTGCTACATTCTTAGGAAAATCTTTTGAACAAAGATCTGAGTTAAATGAAATTTACAGAGTTATTGTAAAAGGACCCATTA is a genomic window of Candidatus Woesearchaeota archaeon containing:
- the fen gene encoding flap endonuclease-1 produces the protein MGVNLKDLTKGREITFAELKGKRLAVDAFNILYQFLSTIRGYDGTLLMDSKGNVTSHLSGLFSRSTKLMQKGIRLAFVFDGEAPDLKKKERERRRALKEEAQREYEVAQREGNIEDMKKYAQRTARLDKEMIEEAKKLISALGMPVIQAPSEGEAQAAYMVKKGDLDAEISQDFDCLLFGVPRFIQNLTISQRRKKTSKLSYETIKPREITLKDTLEELGITHDQLIVVGILVGTDFNVGGVKGIGPKKALSLVKEYGEDFDALFKNVNWEFKYSWKDVFNLFKNMPVTDEYTLDWKPINREEVIRILVHEHDFNKQRVIDTLNALEKEQKKLAQKGLGAFF
- a CDS encoding class I SAM-dependent methyltransferase family protein, translated to MGGVLLNFKERLKEILTEEEYSIATFSYDQIGNIAIIDLPEELYHKEKEIGEALIKTIKPITTVCRKDGIHEGIFRTQPLKVIAGINTKVAEYKELGCRFKVDVEKVYFSPRLSTERERITSMIKPDERVLVMFSGCGIYPIIFSRRSPAKEIVGIEINPVAHEYALENITLNKCKNVTVYCGDVHKVLPTLSGTFDRIVMPLPKTAHEFLNDAKAYSHKGTILHFYAFEEESTMPEKTVETVNEVIDGKLISWAKCGPNKPGWFRICVDIQVN